One genomic region from Eptesicus fuscus isolate TK198812 chromosome 18, DD_ASM_mEF_20220401, whole genome shotgun sequence encodes:
- the ARPC4 gene encoding actin-related protein 2/3 complex subunit 4 isoform X2 yields the protein MVPSGSLGGDCGCAAVKGQASRAGPLPYFRFPAQPAPAMTATLRPYLSAVRATLQAALCLENFSSQVVERHNKPEVEVRSSKELLLQPVTISRNEKEKVLIEGSINSVRVSIAVKQADEIEKILCHKFMRFMMMRAENFFILRRKPVEIVFLRRLICTKSSTEFNSLDPT from the exons ATGGTACCGTCCGGAAGTCTGGGCGGAGACTGCGGCTGCGCTGCTGTGAAAGGGCAGGCGTCGCGGGCCGGGCCACTTCCGTACTTCCGCTTTCCGGCCCAGCCAGCGCCCGCGATG ACTGCCACTCTCCGTCCCTACCTGAGTGCCGTGCGGGCCACATTGCAGGCTGCCCTCTGCTTGGAGAATTTCTCCTCCCAGGTTGTGGAACGACACAACAAACCGGAGGTTGAAGTCAG GAGTAGCAAAGAGCTCCTGTTACAACCTGTGACGATCAGCAGGAATGAGAAGGAAAAGGTTCTGATTGAGGGCTCCATCAACTCTGTGCGGGTCAGCATTGCTGTGAAACAG GCTGATGAGATTGAGAAGATTTTATGCCACAAGTTCATGCGCTTTATGATGATGCGAGCAGAGAATTTCTTTATCCTTCGAAGGAAACCAGTGGAG ATAGTCTTCCTGAGACGTCTGATATGCACAAAATCCTCAACTGAGTTTAATTCCTTGGATCCAACATAG
- the ARPC4 gene encoding actin-related protein 2/3 complex subunit 4 isoform X1: MVPSGSLGGDCGCAAVKGQASRAGPLPYFRFPAQPAPAMTATLRPYLSAVRATLQAALCLENFSSQVVERHNKPEVEVRSSKELLLQPVTISRNEKEKVLIEGSINSVRVSIAVKQADEIEKILCHKFMRFMMMRAENFFILRRKPVEGYDISFLITNFHTEQMYKHKLVDFVIHFMEEIDKEISEMKLSVNARARIVAEEFLKNF; the protein is encoded by the exons ATGGTACCGTCCGGAAGTCTGGGCGGAGACTGCGGCTGCGCTGCTGTGAAAGGGCAGGCGTCGCGGGCCGGGCCACTTCCGTACTTCCGCTTTCCGGCCCAGCCAGCGCCCGCGATG ACTGCCACTCTCCGTCCCTACCTGAGTGCCGTGCGGGCCACATTGCAGGCTGCCCTCTGCTTGGAGAATTTCTCCTCCCAGGTTGTGGAACGACACAACAAACCGGAGGTTGAAGTCAG GAGTAGCAAAGAGCTCCTGTTACAACCTGTGACGATCAGCAGGAATGAGAAGGAAAAGGTTCTGATTGAGGGCTCCATCAACTCTGTGCGGGTCAGCATTGCTGTGAAACAG GCTGATGAGATTGAGAAGATTTTATGCCACAAGTTCATGCGCTTTATGATGATGCGAGCAGAGAATTTCTTTATCCTTCGAAGGAAACCAGTGGAG GGTTATGACATCAGTTTTCTGATCACCAACTTCCACACAGAGCAGATGTACAAACACAAGTTGGTGGACTTTGTGATCCACTTCATGGAGGAGATCGACAAAGAGATCAGTGAGATGAAGCTGTCGGTCAACGCCCGTGCCCGTATTGTAGCTGAGGAGTTCCTTAAGAAT TTTTAA
- the TADA3 gene encoding transcriptional adapter 3 yields the protein MSELKDCPLQFHDFKSVDHLKVCPRYTAVLARSEDDGIGIEELDTLQLELETLLSSASRRLRVLEAETQILTDWQDKKGDRRFLKLGRDHELGAPPKHGKPKKQKLEGKAGHGPGPGPGRPKSKNLQPKIQEYEFTDDPIDVPRIPKNDAPNRFWASVEPYCADITSEEVRTLEELLKPPEDEAEHYKIPPLGKHYSQRWAQEDLLEEQKDGARAAAVADKKKGLMGPLTELDTKDVDALLKKSEAQHEQPEDGCPFGALTQRLLQALVEENIISPMEDSPIPDMSGKESGADGASTSPRNQNKPFSVPHTKSLESRIKEELIAQGLLESEDRPAEDSEDEVLAELRKRQAELKALSAHNRTKKHDLLRLAKEEVSRQELRQRVRMADNEVMDAFRKIMAARQKKRTPTKKEKDQAWKTLKERESILKLLDG from the exons ATGAGTGAACTGAAGGACTGCCCCTTGCAGTTCCATGACTTCAAGTCTGTGGACCACCTAAAAGTTTGTCCACGCTACACGGCAGTGCTGGCCCGCTCTGAGGACGATGGCATCGGCATCGAGGAGCTGGACACTCTGCAGCTGGAACTTGAGACCCTGCTTTCCTCTGCCAGCCGGCGCCTGCGAGTGTTGGAGGCTGAAACCCAG ATCCTCACTGACTGGCAGGATAAGAAAGGTGACCGACGATTCCTGAAGCTGGGTCGAGACCATGAGCTTGGGGCTCCCCCCAAACATGGGAAGCCCAAGAAGCAGAAACTGGAAGGGAAGGCAGGACATGGACCGGGCCCTGGCCCCGGGCGACCTAAATCCAAAAACCTTCAGCCCAAGATCCAGGAATATGAATTCACTGATGACCCAATTGATGTGCCACGGATCCCCAAGAATGATGCCCCCAACAG GTTCTGGGCTTCAGTGGAGCCCTACTGTGCTGACATCACTAGTGAGGAGGTGCGCACGCTAGAGGAGTTACTGAAACCCCCAGAAGATGAGGCTGAACATTACAAG atcccgcccctgGGAAAGCACTACTCCCAACGCTGGGCACAGGAGGACCTGCTGGAGGAGCAGAAGGACGGAGCCCGGGCAGCAGCTGTGGCTGACAAGAAGAAAGGCCTCATGGGGCCACTGACTGAACTGGACACTAAAG ATGTGGATGCCCTGCTGAAGAAGTCTGAGGCCCAGCATGAGCAGCCCGAAGATGGATGCCCATTTGGTGCCCTGACACAgcgcctcctgcaggccttggtgGAG gaaaatattatttccccTATGGAGGACTCTCCTATTCCTGACATGTCTGGGAAAGAATCAGGGGCTGATGGGGCAAGCACCTCTCCCCGAAATCAGAACAAGCCTTTCAG TGTGCCACATACCAAGTCCTTGGAGAGCCGCATCAAGGAGGAGCTGATCGCCCAGGGACTGCTGGAGTCTGAGGATCGCCCTGCAGAGGACTCAGAGGACGAGGTCCTCGCTGAGCTGCGCAAACGACAGGCCGAGCTGAAGGCACTCAGTGCCCATAACCGCACCAAGAAGCATGACCTGTTGAG gctggcaaaggaggagGTGAGCCGGCAGGAGCTGAGGCAGCGAGTCCGGATGGCAGACAATGAGGTCATGGATGCCTTCCGCAAGATCATGGCTGCCCGGCAAAAGAAGCGGACTCCCACTAAGaaggagaaggaccaggcctggaagACTCTGAAGGAGCGGGAGAGCATCCTAAAGCTACTAGATGGgtag